Within the Mustela lutreola isolate mMusLut2 chromosome 2, mMusLut2.pri, whole genome shotgun sequence genome, the region CTCTCAACAGTGCTTGCCACAAGATAATTGGttaaaatatttgtcaagtgAACAAAAAACATCTAAGGAAATTTATAGAGGACAGCAgtactttgggtaaatatttcAATTCAGGACTGCTAATTTTTTCAGTAACATGGAAAACATGGGCTTTTGAGGTCCTTGAAATTTTTAGCTAATTATTCTAGATGGATAGGTAATGTATGAGAATTAATGAGTGAagcaatttgaaaacaaaaatttcacaaatctcagcatttctctctctctctctctctttctgtcagccATCCtgagagatagatagagagagagatagacaagatagatgtgtgagagagagagagagaacacaaatgggcagaggaggagaaggggaggaagagcatCTGACATAGCCTCTGCTCCCAGCAGAGTCCAGTGTGGGGGTTGAATTCAccaccaggagatcatgacctaagctgaaatcaggagttggttgctgaaacgactgagccccccaggaacaCCAGTCACAGCATTTCTTTTAATTCTGTGCTCACTGTTTGTGACTTTGTTATGCTCTTGTCTCTGTTCCAGCTGTTTTCAGCAGTTACATGGAACAAAGGAATCAAACTGCTGTTTCAGAATTTATCCTACTGGGACTTTCAGAGGAGGGAGAACTGCAGCCACTGCTCCTGTGGCAGTTCCTGTCCATGTACCTGCTCACCTTCAGTGGGAACCTGCTCATCATCCTGGCCATTGTCACAGACTCCCGcctccacacacccatgtacttcttcctctccaacctgTCCTTTGTAGACATCTGTTtcacctccaccaccatcccCAAGATGCTGCTGAACATCCAGACACAGAGCAAAGTGATCACCTATGCAGGCTGCGTCAGCCAGATATACTTTTTCATGGTTTTTGTGGGAGTAGACAACTTTCTCTTGAcagtgatggcctatgaccggTTTGCGGCCATCTGTCACCCACTGCACTACGTGGTTATCATGAACCCCATGTTCTGTGCTAGCCTTCTTCTGGCGTGCTGGGTGTTGAGTGTTCTGGACTCTCTATTACATGACTTACTGGTTTTGCAATTGTCCTTTTGTACGCAGTTAGAAATCCCTCACTTTTTTTGTGAACTTAATCAAGTGATCCACCTTGCTTGTTCTGACACCTTCTTCAATAGCCTGGCAATTTATCTTACAAATATACCTCTGGCTTTTGTTTCACTCATTGGTATCCTTTTCTCTTACTCTAGAATTGTAACCTCTATTTTGAAAATTCCATCTTCTGGGGGCAAGTATAAAGCATTTTCCACGTGTGGGTCTCACCTCCTAGTTGTCTCTTTATTCTACGGTACAGGCTTTGGGGTGTATCTTAGTTCTGCTATTTTGCAAAACTCGAGGACAACTTCCATAGCTTCAGTGATGTACACAGTGGTCACACCCATGCTGAACCCCTTCATCTATGGTCTGCGGAACAGAGATATAAAGTTGGCGCTAAGAAAGCTCTTGAGCAGGAAGACATTCTCTGCACAGAACGGTCCTTTGTTTCACGATAAAGATGTGAGTAAAAGGGCTCAAGACCCTCTATGACCCAGATCATAATTTTTGTATCAGTTCATAAAAGATGATCTACAATTTATCTTTCTACACTAGtcagtctttaattttttcatacatAACAAGCAActatctgtttatttttctttcagttcgaagtttaaaaaaaaattccagttaggaagagattatgctgagtgaaataagtcaagcagagaaagtcaattatcatatggtttcacttatttgtggagcaaaacaaattgcatggaggacaaggggagatggagaggagaggggaattgagggaaattggaaggggaggtgaaccatgagagactatggtctctgaaaaagaatctgagggttttgaaagggcggggggtgggaggttgagggatccaggtggtgggtattggagagggcacggatagcatggagcactgggtgtgttgcaaaaataatgaatactgttatgctgaaaaaataaaaaattaaaaaaaaatccaggtattTAACAAATTGTGTAATATTAGGttcaggaatagaattcagtAATTTAATACTTActtacaacatccagtgctcatcacaacaaatgccctcCTCGTCCTAATCACCCATTTAGCGCATCCATGCCCCATATCCTCttcagcaacccttagtttgttctctgtattttagaGTCTGATTgtggtctgttttttaaaaaaagttttcttagaatatttatttatttatttcagagagagatagaaataGCATGAGTTGGCGGGGTggtagaagaagagggagaaaatctcaaccagactccagGTTGAATGTGGAGCCAGTTGTGGAGCTTGATGTTACCACCCGCAGATGATGACctaggccaaaatcaagagtcagttgcctcTCAGACTATGCCTTCCAGGTGCTCCTTATCTTGCCCAATTTTAAGCTACCAATTTTAATTCCAATCACTGTCCTAATGGGCCATAGTAACCTGGCCAGCAACATCACCTTAGAgtctttgggtttggtttggAGGTAAAAGAATtgcatttattgctattttaCAATCTTCACTCAGGGGAAACTGGTTGCATCAATCAAAGATCTGGGTCAGTGATTGATCTCAGGTCAGAGAGTGAAATAGAGATTATGACCTATCAGAGCAGTGATATGGTcactcttttattcatgatttttaaagggatttttgttttgttttcttttgttttccttagttACACAAATTGGATGAGCCCTTAGTAAGCTGCCCAtcgtttttgttttctggagacaccatgaataattttccattttgagaAATCCCCGTGGCTCTCACAGTTTAGATGAGAATGATGAATTCTTATATGAACTATGAATATCAAACCTCAGATGGTTGTGGGCTGTTGACATTTTCTGTCGACATCCCCCAGTTCAGGATGGTCTGACCACAAGACAAATCCATTTCAATTTGAGCATGTTCATGGCACCTATGCTGCAGGGGAGAAGTTCTGTAGAGCTTGTCAAGGAGGCCATTGCAGCCTCACCAAGTCATTTCTCAGTGACCTTATTTTATGGCCTCTGAACCCTTATTTTGGGTATACTTTGGGATTGAGGTGTTGAATCACATAACATAGGTTCATCACAACACAACACCCTTGTCTTCCTCTATGTCATATAAAGCTATTTATGACATTGACATTCTTAGAGTATGCCAATTTTTTCATCCCTTTTTTGTCATggtaaaaaatatgtaaaatttattattttgaacattttgaagCATTCAGTTATGTGGCATCAAAGATTTTCTCCCCATTGAACAACCACAGTCcctatccatctccagaactttctcatcatctCAAACTGAACCTTTTGTTCCCACGGAACACTAACTTTCCATTGCCCCTCTGACCAGCCCCTGGCTCCCACCATCTTACCTTATCTCTCTAAAAGTGGGTCTTGTAGGTGCCTCATATAGATGGAACTGTAtactatttgtccttttgtgtttggctgctttcacttagcataacgttggtgaggttcatccatgtcatagccTGTGCCAGGATTCTATTCTTTTTACAGAATAGAATGAATGACAAATGGTATTCCACTGTCTGTGGTCACCATGCTTTATTCATCTGTGATTTTGTTGATGGAGATTGGGGTTGTGTCCACATTTTGGCTACTGTAACTAAAGCTTTATGACAAGTGGTGTCCAAATATCTGTTCTAGTCACTGCTACAAATTCTTAGGGGGAATATAAGTAGGAATATACCCACTGGTGaaactactggatcatatgataatttcgTGTTTCAGTTTTTGAGGAACGGGCACACGGGTTCCCACGGAAGCTGTGccacttttaaaattctcatcaGCAAAACATCACCAGGTTCAAGTTtccccacatccttaccaacacttattttctgttttatctttgaaaataacCATCCTAATGTGTTTGAGTGGTGTTATgttatggttttggtttgcatttcccttaaTATAGTCACGTTACCCATATTTCATGTACTAAGTACTGACTCTTATATCTTCTTTGTAGAagtatttctttgtgtgtgtgaagTGGTATTACATTATGGTTTTGGTTTACATTTCTCCAATAATTAATGATGTTGCACATCATTTTTGTGTTAAATATCAATTCcatatttctttggagaaatatctatttgagtccattgcctgtttttttttttcaccattaattttatttttttaattattttaagttttgattccggtgtagttaacatatggtgttctgttagtttcaggtgtacaatatagtgtttCAATACTTCCATAGGTCACCCAGTGTTGGTCAGGGGAAGTGCACTCCTTTATCCCCATCCACCTACTTCACCCATGCCCACCATTTCCCCTTAGtatccatcagtttgttctctagagtaaAGAGActgtttctggtttgtttttctctctctttttcctttactcattttttggtttcttaagttcttcatatgagtgaaatcatgtggtatttgtctttctgtggctGAATTATTTCACGCAACATTGCATTCTGTAGCTCTGTCCCTgcattgcaaatgggaagatttcattcatttttatggctgagtaatattctattatatgaataattatatgACATCTTCTTTAGACATTCATCTATTTATGCATTCTTGGTTTGCT harbors:
- the LOC131823106 gene encoding putative olfactory receptor 7A2 codes for the protein MEQRNQTAVSEFILLGLSEEGELQPLLLWQFLSMYLLTFSGNLLIILAIVTDSRLHTPMYFFLSNLSFVDICFTSTTIPKMLLNIQTQSKVITYAGCVSQIYFFMVFVGVDNFLLTVMAYDRFAAICHPLHYVVIMNPMFCASLLLACWVLSVLDSLLHDLLVLQLSFCTQLEIPHFFCELNQVIHLACSDTFFNSLAIYLTNIPLAFVSLIGILFSYSRIVTSILKIPSSGGKYKAFSTCGSHLLVVSLFYGTGFGVYLSSAILQNSRTTSIASVMYTVVTPMLNPFIYGLRNRDIKLALRKLLSRKTFSAQNGPLFHDKDVSKRAQDPL